One window of Rubrivirga sp. SAORIC476 genomic DNA carries:
- the ribD gene encoding bifunctional diaminohydroxyphosphoribosylaminopyrimidine deaminase/5-amino-6-(5-phosphoribosylamino)uracil reductase RibD, which produces MTFDAAMDRALALAARGAGAVSPNPMVGAVLLGPDGETWGEGWHRRVGGPHAEVWAVRDAEANGFGDRLSEATMVVTLEPCSHHGRTPPCADLIVDRGIQRVVVAQEDPFPAVAGRGLRRLREAGADVTTGVRGDAARRQIEAFRTHVTTGRPLVTLKTAATLDGQIATRSGDSRWVTGPEARARVHRLRAELDAVLVGAGTARADDPALSVRDAPLAEGQSQPLRVVLDRPGTLAPTLALFTDRAAPTLAVVAEGAHPDYRDALAEAGGVVWRVPERDGHLDLGALLDRLGAGDGLPAGIGSVQSVLVEAGPGLATALLSQDLVDRVLWFVAPKLVGEGMPAVGDLGTARMADALALVESRWETVGGDALLHGFLRPA; this is translated from the coding sequence ATGACCTTCGACGCTGCCATGGACCGCGCACTCGCGCTCGCCGCGCGCGGCGCCGGAGCCGTCAGTCCGAACCCGATGGTGGGGGCGGTCCTGCTGGGGCCGGACGGCGAGACGTGGGGCGAAGGCTGGCACCGGCGCGTGGGCGGGCCGCACGCCGAGGTCTGGGCCGTCCGCGACGCTGAGGCGAACGGGTTCGGCGACCGGCTGTCTGAGGCGACGATGGTGGTCACGCTGGAACCCTGCAGCCACCACGGCCGGACGCCGCCGTGCGCCGACCTGATCGTCGACCGCGGCATCCAGCGCGTGGTCGTGGCGCAGGAGGACCCGTTCCCCGCCGTCGCCGGGCGCGGTCTCCGACGGCTGCGCGAGGCCGGCGCGGACGTGACCACCGGCGTCCGTGGCGACGCGGCGCGGCGCCAGATCGAGGCGTTCCGGACGCACGTCACGACGGGCCGGCCGCTCGTGACCCTCAAGACGGCCGCGACCCTCGACGGACAGATCGCGACCCGCTCCGGCGACAGTCGCTGGGTGACCGGCCCCGAAGCCCGGGCGCGCGTCCACCGCCTCCGCGCCGAACTGGACGCCGTCCTCGTCGGTGCCGGGACCGCGCGGGCCGACGACCCCGCCCTGTCCGTCCGCGACGCGCCGCTGGCCGAGGGCCAGTCGCAGCCGCTCCGCGTCGTCCTCGACCGTCCGGGGACCCTCGCGCCGACGCTCGCCCTCTTCACCGACCGCGCCGCGCCCACGCTCGCCGTCGTGGCCGAGGGGGCTCACCCCGACTACCGCGACGCGCTGGCCGAGGCGGGCGGGGTCGTGTGGCGCGTCCCAGAGCGCGACGGCCACCTCGACCTCGGCGCGCTGCTCGACCGGCTCGGCGCGGGCGACGGGCTGCCCGCGGGCATCGGGTCGGTGCAGTCGGTGCTGGTCGAGGCCGGTCCGGGGCTGGCGACTGCGCTTCTGTCGCAAGACCTCGTCGACCGCGTCCTCTGGTTCGTCGCGCCGAAGCTGGTGGGGGAGGGGATGCCCGCAGTCGGGGACCTGGGGACGGCACGCATGGCCGATGCGCTCGCGCTCGTGGAGAGCCGCTGGGAAACGGTGGGTGGAGACGCGCTGCTCCACGGGTTCCTGCGCCCGGCCTGA
- a CDS encoding 1-acyl-sn-glycerol-3-phosphate acyltransferase has product MKALSSALTWAFVVLDVLVALPTMLLVRLFDRTPTRVYTGRTFRVLGSWITRVNPAWHITVGGVDPAALEHPYVVVSNHQSQADIPVVSRLPWEMKWVGKKELFDIPVLGWLMRLADDIPVDRKDPASRGSVLVRAQRKLDHGTSVMFFAEGTRSRDGRVKKFHDGAFRLAIRAGVPVLPLALDGTMDALPKHGWQFSRADVRLDVLPPVSTDGLTEADLPALRDRVRQMIVEHVAAWRGVAPEAADALTPATGEDEAKSTRPLPEASGAG; this is encoded by the coding sequence ATGAAAGCCCTCTCTTCGGCCCTGACCTGGGCCTTCGTCGTCCTCGACGTCCTCGTCGCCCTCCCCACGATGCTGCTCGTGCGGCTCTTCGACCGCACCCCGACGCGCGTCTACACCGGGCGGACGTTCCGGGTGCTGGGCAGTTGGATCACGCGCGTCAACCCGGCCTGGCACATCACGGTCGGCGGCGTCGACCCGGCCGCGCTGGAGCACCCGTACGTGGTCGTGAGCAACCACCAGTCGCAGGCGGACATCCCGGTGGTGTCGCGGCTGCCGTGGGAGATGAAGTGGGTCGGCAAGAAGGAACTGTTCGACATCCCGGTGCTGGGCTGGCTGATGCGGCTCGCCGACGACATCCCGGTCGACCGGAAGGACCCCGCCAGCCGCGGCTCGGTGCTGGTCCGGGCGCAGCGGAAGCTGGACCACGGCACCTCGGTGATGTTCTTCGCCGAGGGCACCCGCTCGCGCGATGGCCGCGTCAAGAAGTTCCACGACGGGGCCTTCCGGCTGGCCATCCGCGCGGGCGTGCCCGTGCTGCCGCTCGCGCTCGACGGCACCATGGACGCGCTCCCGAAGCACGGCTGGCAGTTCTCCCGTGCCGACGTTCGCCTGGACGTGCTGCCTCCCGTCTCCACCGACGGCCTTACCGAGGCGGACCTTCCCGCGCTGCGTGACCGCGTCCGCCAGATGATCGTGGAGCACGTCGCTGCGTGGCGCGGCGTCGCCCCCGAGGCGGCGGACGCGCTCACTCCGGCGACCGGCGAAGACGAAGCGAAGAGCACCCGTCCCCTCCCCGAGGCGTCTGGAGCGGGTTGA
- a CDS encoding asparagine synthase-related protein, translating to MSRSAPLRPGDDAVRGPLAAASVSLETWAGEDGVHLLYADLDLMEVAALRRALGLPTTGVETDADLVLAAVRRWGAEAADRLGGAFAFAVWDGRQQAVVAHRDPVGLRPLVYAHRPGQIVLGGDVRAVLTDPAVPDALDEDMLAAVFLDPLFQPETVGRTALRAVACLKGGHRLTVDADGAREDRTWSPEAFPRLPFRRVEEIGEALRAVLREVTAEAIADAPPGTVGTHLSSGLDSSAVTAFAAEALAERGLASPTAYSWLPAPVGPPEVDQAAVAATAERWGLPLVWAPPTADDILATLTGDATREPHVMHAPNAATLREAEVRGTRLLLSGWGGDEAASFSGRRLVTPHLLRTGRWGPVAERALRDPVEVLRRLRTYRAARRVSGPEPSFDALREGALRGEQDTFARVEWLRQATFPTLAPPPSDPHGYAAWLLRRGHLGARAGSWALTGAEVGIRTRYPLLDRRVLAVALGVPAEAWATRDRLRRRPFREALAGLVPDAVRLGGKREPSWNATLLRAQADALRRVGPMLTPAAVADRATFVDVDRLRAAVRALPVAPTPWEVVSLDGIRYLGIGALLRR from the coding sequence GTGTCCCGTTCCGCTCCCCTCCGTCCGGGCGACGACGCCGTACGCGGGCCCCTGGCCGCCGCATCGGTGTCACTGGAGACCTGGGCCGGGGAGGACGGCGTCCACCTGCTCTACGCAGACCTCGACCTGATGGAGGTCGCCGCCCTCCGCCGCGCGCTCGGCCTGCCCACGACGGGCGTGGAGACCGACGCCGACCTCGTACTCGCGGCGGTCCGCCGCTGGGGCGCCGAAGCCGCCGACCGCCTGGGGGGGGCGTTCGCGTTCGCCGTCTGGGACGGACGGCAACAGGCCGTCGTGGCCCACCGCGACCCGGTCGGGCTCCGCCCCCTCGTGTACGCCCACCGCCCCGGCCAGATCGTCCTCGGGGGCGATGTGCGGGCGGTCCTCACCGACCCGGCCGTGCCGGACGCGCTCGACGAGGACATGCTGGCGGCCGTCTTCCTCGACCCGCTGTTTCAGCCTGAGACGGTCGGCCGCACCGCCCTCCGCGCCGTCGCCTGCCTGAAGGGCGGCCACCGTCTGACCGTCGACGCCGATGGCGCGCGGGAGGACCGGACCTGGTCCCCCGAGGCCTTCCCGCGCCTTCCGTTCCGACGCGTAGAGGAGATCGGGGAGGCGCTCCGAGCCGTCCTGCGCGAGGTGACTGCCGAGGCGATCGCGGACGCACCGCCCGGGACAGTCGGCACCCACCTCTCGAGCGGGCTCGACTCGTCGGCGGTGACGGCATTCGCGGCGGAGGCCCTCGCGGAGCGCGGGCTCGCCTCGCCCACAGCCTACTCGTGGCTACCGGCACCCGTCGGTCCGCCCGAGGTCGACCAGGCCGCCGTCGCGGCGACGGCCGAGCGGTGGGGGCTCCCCCTCGTCTGGGCGCCGCCCACTGCCGACGACATCCTCGCCACGCTCACCGGAGACGCGACCCGCGAGCCCCACGTGATGCATGCGCCCAACGCGGCGACGCTGCGCGAGGCCGAGGTGCGAGGCACGCGGCTGCTGCTCTCCGGCTGGGGGGGCGACGAAGCCGCCAGCTTCAGCGGGCGACGGCTCGTGACGCCGCACCTGCTGCGGACGGGCCGCTGGGGGCCGGTCGCCGAGCGTGCGCTGCGCGATCCGGTCGAGGTGCTCCGACGCCTCCGCACGTACCGAGCCGCCCGACGCGTCAGCGGACCCGAGCCGTCGTTCGATGCCCTCCGGGAGGGCGCGCTCCGAGGCGAGCAGGACACCTTCGCCCGTGTGGAATGGCTCCGGCAGGCCACTTTCCCCACGCTCGCACCGCCCCCCTCCGATCCCCATGGCTACGCCGCGTGGCTCCTCCGGCGCGGCCACCTCGGCGCGCGTGCGGGGTCGTGGGCGCTGACGGGCGCCGAGGTGGGCATCCGGACCCGCTACCCGCTCCTGGACCGCCGCGTGCTGGCCGTCGCGCTGGGCGTTCCCGCCGAGGCCTGGGCCACCCGCGACCGCCTGCGCCGCAGGCCGTTCCGCGAAGCCCTGGCCGGGCTGGTGCCAGACGCGGTCCGCCTCGGCGGCAAGCGCGAGCCGTCGTGGAACGCGACCCTGCTCCGTGCCCAGGCCGATGCTCTCCGCCGGGTGGGGCCCATGCTGACGCCCGCCGCGGTGGCAGATCGCGCCACCTTCGTCGATGTCGACCGCCTGCGTGCTGCCGTCCGTGCCCTCCCTGTCGCACCGACGCCCTGGGAAGTGGTCTCACTGGACGGGATTCGATACCTGGGGATCGGAGCACTTTTAAGACGTTAG